One Pseudomonas abieticivorans genomic region harbors:
- a CDS encoding TetR family transcriptional regulator, which translates to MARRSAEDTAITRQNVLDAALSVFAESGCSGATLEMIACRAGVSRGAVYWHFKGRAALLAELLEAQRLPMEVFESEGLDLGLAIDRLQVAVQATLRDPDARRLCELLLHKSERTQEGCLVSLRLEKVQVRFGRQVENMLLLAAERGQLVAGIEIPATLHFLKISFMGLMFECLRAPAKHKQHLEATMDWLRTTLVAKAGAGV; encoded by the coding sequence ATGGCTAGACGATCCGCTGAAGACACCGCGATCACCCGGCAAAATGTGCTGGATGCGGCGCTGTCGGTATTTGCCGAGTCGGGGTGCTCCGGGGCAACGCTGGAAATGATTGCGTGCCGGGCCGGGGTCAGTCGCGGCGCGGTGTATTGGCACTTCAAAGGGCGAGCGGCGTTGCTTGCAGAACTGCTGGAGGCCCAGCGCTTGCCGATGGAGGTATTTGAGTCCGAAGGGCTTGACCTGGGGCTGGCAATTGATCGGCTGCAGGTCGCGGTGCAGGCAACCCTTCGCGACCCTGATGCACGGCGGCTGTGCGAATTGCTGTTACACAAGAGCGAACGCACCCAAGAGGGTTGCCTGGTGTCATTGCGCCTGGAAAAAGTCCAGGTCAGGTTCGGCCGGCAGGTGGAAAACATGTTGCTGCTGGCCGCGGAGCGCGGGCAGCTTGTAGCGGGTATCGAAATACCCGCAACGCTTCACTTTCTCAAAATCAGCTTCATGGGCCTGATGTTTGAATGCCTGCGGGCGCCTGCCAAGCACAAGCAGCACCTGGAAGCCACCATGGACTGGTTGCGGACCACCCTGGTCGCAAAGGCTGGCGCTGGCGTGTAG
- a CDS encoding efflux RND transporter periplasmic adaptor subunit, producing MPVNSFRPSRALHILPFTALLLAGCQKNEPVAATPPVINVGVYTVKAQPLTLTNDLPGRTSAYRVAEVRPQVNGIVQQRLFSEGSEVKKGDQLYQIDPATYKAELNRAQANLTSAQNLAERYERLLRTNAVSRQQYDDAQAAYKQAQASVEVARINVQYTHVLSPITGRIGRSAVTEGALVTNGQAQELATVNQLDPIYVDVTQPITRILALQRALESGSLQSTGKNQAQVTLTLDDGSAYPLPGTLKFSEVSVDEGTGSVTLRAEFPNPGRKLLPGMFVHAQLQEGVAQSAKLVPQSAIVFDSRGKATAWVVKPDQSVELRELQTLRTVGNAFLIGTGVEPGDQVVTQGIQSLHDGSKVKPSQATNAALVTAFTAAAN from the coding sequence ATACCAGTGAACAGCTTCCGGCCTTCACGTGCGCTACACATCCTGCCTTTCACCGCCCTGCTATTGGCGGGCTGCCAGAAAAACGAGCCCGTCGCAGCCACACCTCCCGTCATCAACGTGGGTGTCTACACGGTCAAGGCCCAACCCTTGACCCTGACCAACGACCTGCCAGGCCGAACTTCCGCCTACCGCGTGGCCGAGGTGCGCCCCCAAGTAAACGGTATCGTCCAGCAACGTCTGTTCAGTGAAGGCAGTGAGGTCAAAAAGGGCGATCAGCTTTACCAAATCGACCCAGCCACCTACAAAGCCGAGCTCAACCGCGCGCAGGCAAACCTCACCAGCGCGCAAAACCTGGCCGAGCGCTACGAGCGCCTGCTCAGGACCAATGCCGTCAGCCGCCAGCAATACGACGATGCGCAAGCCGCCTACAAGCAGGCCCAGGCGTCGGTGGAAGTGGCCCGGATCAACGTGCAGTACACCCACGTGCTGTCGCCGATCACCGGCCGTATCGGCCGCTCGGCAGTCACCGAAGGTGCACTGGTGACCAACGGCCAGGCTCAGGAACTGGCCACCGTTAACCAACTGGACCCCATTTATGTCGACGTGACCCAACCCATCACTCGCATCCTGGCCCTGCAACGAGCACTTGAGTCCGGCAGCCTGCAAAGCACCGGCAAAAACCAGGCCCAGGTCACCCTGACACTGGATGACGGCAGCGCCTACCCCCTGCCCGGTACGTTGAAGTTTTCGGAAGTCAGCGTCGACGAAGGGACCGGCTCCGTCACCCTGCGCGCCGAGTTCCCGAACCCGGGCCGCAAGCTGCTGCCCGGCATGTTCGTGCACGCGCAACTGCAAGAGGGCGTGGCCCAGAGCGCCAAACTGGTCCCACAGAGCGCGATCGTTTTTGATAGCCGTGGCAAAGCCACGGCCTGGGTGGTCAAGCCCGACCAGAGCGTCGAGCTGCGCGAGCTGCAAACCCTGCGCACGGTAGGCAACGCTTTCCTGATAGGCACCGGCGTCGAACCCGGGGATCAGGTGGTTACCCAGGGCATCCAGTCGCTACACGACGGCAGCAAGGTCAAACCTAGCCAGGCGACTAATGCCGCCCTGGTCACCGCGTTCACCGCCGCCGCCAACTAA